The Nitrososphaerota archaeon genome segment GTATTCCGTTTTCCTCGGAAAAGCTTGTTAAAACAATTAAAAAGATTATTCATGAAGGGAATGTCACGAGAATGATTGTTAAGAATGAGAAGGAAAAAATGCTACTTGAGATACCTGCTATCGTATGTGTTATAGGTGCTCTCTTGGCGC includes the following:
- a CDS encoding DUF4342 domain-containing protein, with translation MDLLWAKFQEKSIPFSSEKLVKTIKKIIHEGNVTRMIVKNEKEKMLLEIPAIVCVIGALLAP